The following is a genomic window from Nitrospira sp..
GTCAATATCGACCATATCGCAACGCTTCGCCAAGCCAGGGGCGGGACCGATCCAGATCCCTTGGCCGCAGCAATCCTCGTCGAACTCGCCGGAGGCGATGGCCTCGTCGTGCACTTGCGCGAAGATCGGCGGCATAT
Proteins encoded in this region:
- a CDS encoding hypothetical protein (Evidence 5 : Unknown function; MaGe:77307571) — encoded protein: MPPIFAQVHDEAIASGEFDEDCCGQGIWIGPAPGLAKRCDMVDIDAQPGHGTSSLWETDRKGMRDGK